The Pyrococcus kukulkanii genome contains a region encoding:
- a CDS encoding cation:proton antiporter, with amino-acid sequence MEAATWVLFTIGVAIILAKIGDSIIEKFELPGVLGELLMGMLLGNLVYFGIVGKEYLPITMGSSEVIDFLAKLGIIFLLFLGALDTDIEQLKRTGITATVSTLLGVFVPLIMGYYALRWMGYGHREAFAGGVLLTATSIGLTVRVMMDLGVLRSEVGAASLSASVMDDFLGIALVIFAVGSGSLLGLGIKIVLFFIITGVLGWYFIGHYVKFAEKLRVEKGVLGLIVGMMFLFAALAEGWFAAAIEGAFMMGLILSKLPEGKRIMEEVKSIGYGLLIPIFFVHTGAMLNLKVFGNADALKLAFVLSVIAIVGKIAGRGFGAWITAWGRGKDFLFTHENFKMSLQMGIGSVPRTEVALVDLMVAIHGGAIPPDDVPKFIAATLIFITVSVLVTPPLLKWAFKEEVEKQKRAKIEARKERIEKKKKAR; translated from the coding sequence ATGGAAGCAGCAACATGGGTACTCTTCACAATTGGAGTAGCTATAATCCTTGCCAAAATTGGAGATTCAATAATAGAAAAATTTGAGCTTCCTGGGGTCTTAGGAGAACTCTTAATGGGTATGTTGCTAGGTAACTTAGTTTATTTTGGCATCGTTGGAAAGGAGTACCTTCCAATAACTATGGGGTCTAGCGAGGTTATAGATTTCCTTGCAAAGTTAGGGATAATCTTCTTGCTATTCTTGGGAGCTCTTGATACTGATATTGAGCAATTGAAAAGGACTGGGATTACAGCAACTGTTTCTACTCTTCTTGGAGTCTTTGTTCCCCTTATAATGGGGTACTATGCTTTAAGGTGGATGGGATACGGACATAGAGAGGCATTTGCGGGAGGGGTTTTGCTTACGGCAACTAGCATTGGATTAACTGTTAGGGTAATGATGGATTTAGGAGTATTGAGGAGTGAAGTTGGGGCAGCATCACTAAGTGCGAGTGTTATGGATGACTTCCTTGGGATTGCCTTAGTAATATTTGCAGTTGGGAGTGGTTCTCTTTTAGGCCTTGGAATTAAAATAGTGTTATTCTTCATTATTACTGGTGTTCTAGGATGGTACTTTATAGGTCACTATGTTAAATTTGCTGAAAAATTGCGCGTTGAGAAAGGTGTTCTCGGCCTAATAGTGGGTATGATGTTCCTCTTTGCAGCCTTAGCTGAGGGATGGTTTGCTGCTGCAATAGAGGGTGCCTTTATGATGGGTTTAATTCTTTCAAAGTTGCCAGAAGGTAAGAGGATAATGGAAGAAGTAAAAAGCATTGGATATGGTCTTCTGATCCCAATATTCTTCGTGCACACGGGGGCAATGCTAAATCTTAAAGTATTTGGAAATGCTGATGCTCTTAAGCTTGCCTTTGTATTAAGTGTTATTGCAATAGTCGGAAAAATTGCTGGAAGAGGATTTGGGGCCTGGATAACTGCTTGGGGCAGGGGGAAAGATTTTCTTTTTACCCATGAAAATTTTAAAATGTCACTTCAAATGGGTATTGGATCAGTCCCCAGGACTGAGGTCGCCTTAGTAGATTTAATGGTTGCAATTCATGGTGGGGCAATTCCTCCTGACGACGTTCCAAAATTCATAGCTGCAACCCTAATATTTATTACTG
- a CDS encoding ribonuclease P protein component 4: MLKRNWEKREKKRVAKERIDTLFTLAERVFPYSPELARRYVELALSIQQKAKVKIPRKWKRRYCKKCHAFLVPGVNARIRLRTKRMPHVVITCLECGHIMRYPYLKEVKEKRRK, encoded by the coding sequence TTGCTTAAGAGGAATTGGGAAAAAAGAGAGAAAAAGAGGGTTGCAAAAGAGAGAATTGATACTCTTTTTACATTAGCTGAAAGGGTTTTTCCCTATTCTCCAGAACTTGCAAGGAGATATGTTGAACTTGCACTTAGCATACAGCAAAAGGCAAAAGTAAAGATCCCCAGGAAGTGGAAAAGGAGATATTGTAAGAAGTGTCATGCATTTCTTGTTCCTGGAGTCAATGCCAGGATAAGACTTAGGACCAAGAGAATGCCTCATGTTGTGATTACATGCCTTGAGTGTGGTCATATAATGAGATATCCATACCTAAAGGAGGTTAAAGAGAAAAGAAGGAAATAA
- a CDS encoding DUF2095 family protein, translating into MREKKKPIDELPWQEYDIEEFKEKFPALAKELEGNEGVGISGIRLDEYQVLEEEEENKIDFSGYNPTIIDFLRRCETDEEALEIINWMEKQGEITPEMAKQLRVTLVHKGVRAFGPKKEWGWYERHGKH; encoded by the coding sequence ATGAGGGAAAAGAAAAAACCAATTGATGAACTTCCTTGGCAGGAGTATGACATTGAAGAGTTCAAGGAAAAGTTCCCCGCGTTAGCTAAGGAGCTTGAAGGTAATGAGGGTGTAGGGATATCTGGAATAAGACTTGACGAATATCAAGTACTAGAAGAGGAGGAAGAAAACAAGATAGACTTTTCTGGGTATAACCCGACGATAATAGACTTTCTTAGGAGATGTGAAACTGATGAAGAGGCTTTGGAAATAATAAACTGGATGGAGAAGCAGGGAGAAATAACTCCAGAAATGGCAAAGCAACTTAGGGTGACTTTAGTTCATAAAGGAGTGAGAGCTTTTGGTCCTAAAAAAGAATGGGGATGGTACGAAAGGCATGGAAAGCACTAA
- a CDS encoding RtcB family protein gives MVVPLRRIDKIRWEIPKFDRRMRVPGRVYADEVLLEKMKKDRTLEQAANVAMLPGIYKYSIVMPDGHQGYGFPIGGVAAFDVREGVISPGGIGYDINCGVRLIRTNLTEKEVRPKIKQLVDTLFKNVPSGVGSQGRIRLHWTEIDDVLVDGAKWAVDHGYGWERDLERLEEGGRMEGADPNAVSQRAKQRGAPQLGSLGSGNHFLEVQVVDKIFDPEIAKVYGLFEGQVVVMVHTGSRGLGHQVASDYLRIMERAIRKYGIPWPDRELVSVPFQSEEGQRYFSAMKAAANFAWANRQMITHWVRESFQEVFRQDPEGDLGMDIVYDVAHNIGKVEEHEVDGRRVKVIVHRKGATRAFPPGHEAVPRIYRDVGQPVLIPGSMGTASYVLAGTEGAMKETFGSTCHGAGRVLSRKAATRQYRGDRIRNELLQRGIYVRAASMRVVAEEAPGAYKNVDNVVKVVSEAGIAKLVARLRPIGVAKG, from the coding sequence ATGGTAGTGCCATTAAGGAGAATTGATAAGATCAGATGGGAAATCCCAAAGTTTGATAGGAGGATGCGTGTTCCTGGAAGGGTTTATGCTGATGAGGTTCTCCTTGAGAAAATGAAGAAGGATAGGACACTTGAACAGGCAGCTAACGTTGCAATGCTTCCAGGCATATACAAGTATTCAATAGTCATGCCTGATGGTCATCAGGGTTATGGTTTCCCTATTGGAGGAGTTGCGGCTTTTGACGTCAGGGAAGGAGTAATAAGCCCCGGTGGTATCGGCTACGATATCAACTGCGGCGTCAGGTTGATTAGAACGAATTTAACAGAAAAGGAAGTGAGACCAAAGATAAAGCAGCTTGTAGATACTTTGTTTAAGAATGTTCCTTCTGGCGTTGGTAGTCAGGGTAGGATAAGACTTCACTGGACGGAGATAGATGACGTTCTTGTGGACGGCGCAAAGTGGGCAGTTGATCACGGCTACGGATGGGAGAGGGACCTAGAAAGGCTCGAAGAAGGAGGGAGAATGGAAGGTGCCGATCCTAACGCGGTAAGCCAGAGAGCGAAGCAGAGAGGTGCTCCCCAGTTGGGTTCTCTTGGCTCAGGAAATCACTTCCTCGAAGTTCAAGTGGTGGACAAGATATTCGATCCAGAAATAGCCAAGGTTTACGGCCTCTTTGAGGGCCAAGTCGTGGTTATGGTTCACACGGGTTCGAGAGGTCTCGGGCACCAAGTTGCTAGTGATTACCTCAGAATAATGGAGAGGGCTATTAGGAAGTACGGAATACCGTGGCCAGACAGGGAACTCGTCAGTGTTCCATTCCAGAGCGAAGAGGGGCAGAGGTACTTCTCCGCAATGAAAGCGGCAGCAAACTTTGCCTGGGCCAATAGGCAGATGATAACTCACTGGGTCAGGGAGAGCTTCCAGGAAGTCTTTAGGCAAGACCCCGAAGGAGATCTTGGAATGGACATTGTCTATGACGTTGCCCACAACATAGGTAAGGTTGAGGAGCACGAGGTTGATGGTAGGAGGGTCAAGGTTATAGTTCACAGGAAAGGTGCAACGAGGGCATTCCCACCAGGGCATGAGGCCGTTCCAAGGATCTATAGGGATGTTGGTCAACCTGTCCTTATCCCAGGATCAATGGGCACCGCGAGTTATGTCTTAGCCGGAACCGAGGGGGCAATGAAAGAAACCTTTGGCTCAACATGTCACGGTGCTGGAAGAGTACTCAGTAGGAAGGCCGCAACGAGGCAGTACAGGGGAGATAGAATAAGGAATGAGCTGCTTCAGAGGGGAATTTACGTAAGGGCTGCTTCAATGAGGGTGGTTGCGGAGGAGGCTCCGGGAGCATACAAGAATGTTGACAACGTTGTCAAAGTTGTCAGTGAAGCAGGAATAGCAAAGCTCGTCGCTAGATTAAGGCCTATAGGAGTTGCTAAGGGCTGA
- a CDS encoding CBS domain-containing protein, whose product MDLERALNAFHSMKVNQITPPLAQMPVVEESSPIINVLKILRTRHHVWVVNNRKEMKLVGVIRYLDVIDILLPPRRARLGMISSLFKSIMGGAEKAGDVMERNVLTIEEDATVLEALEKMKKYKVGILALVDSEGRLKGEISLRLLITEFLRLIRMGGEEWKQQHGYSSQLE is encoded by the coding sequence ATGGATCTAGAAAGAGCATTGAACGCATTCCATTCAATGAAAGTAAATCAAATAACTCCCCCACTAGCTCAAATGCCAGTAGTAGAGGAGAGCTCTCCTATAATAAATGTGTTGAAAATACTCAGAACAAGGCATCACGTGTGGGTTGTAAATAATCGGAAAGAGATGAAACTTGTTGGTGTTATAAGGTACTTAGATGTTATTGACATACTGCTACCCCCTAGACGAGCCAGACTTGGAATGATAAGTTCTCTTTTTAAGTCAATTATGGGAGGGGCTGAAAAGGCTGGAGATGTTATGGAAAGGAATGTCCTAACGATTGAAGAAGATGCTACAGTGCTTGAAGCACTTGAAAAGATGAAGAAATACAAGGTTGGGATACTGGCTTTAGTTGATAGCGAGGGCAGGTTAAAGGGGGAAATTAGCCTTAGGTTGCTAATAACGGAGTTTTTGAGATTAATAAGGATGGGGGGTGAAGAATGGAAGCAGCAACATGGGTACTCTTCACAATTGGAGTAG
- the minD gene encoding cell division ATPase MinD, which yields MEGRSIVFASGKGGTGKTTTVANIGVALAQFGKEVILIDADITMANLSLILGMEDIPVTLHDVLAGEAELKDAIYEGPAGVKVIPGGLSLEKVKKARPERLRELIREIGQMGDFILIDAPAGLELTSVTALLIGKELIIVTNPEIAAITDSLKTKLVAEKLGTLPLGAILNRVTSEKTELSKEEIEALLEVPVMGIVPEDPEVKRASAYGVPLVIKNPTSPAAIAYKQIAAKLAGIRWKPPEPESPVKRIFKALFGGRRR from the coding sequence GTGGAAGGCCGCTCAATAGTTTTTGCATCGGGAAAAGGAGGTACAGGTAAAACCACAACTGTCGCTAATATTGGTGTAGCCCTAGCTCAATTTGGAAAGGAAGTTATACTTATTGACGCAGATATAACAATGGCAAATCTTAGCCTCATCCTTGGAATGGAAGATATACCAGTAACACTTCACGATGTTTTAGCTGGCGAAGCTGAACTAAAAGATGCAATATATGAGGGACCCGCAGGGGTAAAAGTAATACCAGGAGGTCTTAGCTTGGAAAAAGTAAAGAAGGCAAGACCTGAAAGATTGAGAGAATTAATTAGAGAAATAGGACAAATGGGGGATTTCATACTTATTGATGCTCCTGCGGGGCTTGAATTGACATCTGTAACTGCACTGCTCATAGGAAAGGAGCTCATTATAGTTACCAATCCAGAGATAGCCGCTATTACTGATTCCCTTAAGACCAAACTTGTCGCAGAAAAATTAGGAACATTGCCCCTGGGAGCAATTCTAAACAGAGTTACAAGTGAGAAAACAGAACTCAGCAAGGAAGAAATTGAAGCTTTACTTGAGGTTCCCGTAATGGGTATAGTCCCAGAAGATCCAGAAGTTAAGAGGGCATCAGCGTATGGTGTTCCCTTGGTGATAAAGAACCCCACAAGCCCAGCAGCAATAGCGTATAAGCAGATAGCAGCAAAGTTAGCCGGGATAAGATGGAAGCCCCCAGAACCAGAAAGCCCAGTTAAGAGAATCTTTAAGGCCTTGTTCGGGGGGAGGAGAAGATGA
- a CDS encoding AMP phosphorylase: MRAKVRILKVKTGGFTIFINPRDAQEWKIHPNDLIKIESGKRSVYGSAAISDFIGEGEVGLSEDILDAYQFSESETVTLSPAGTPDSVRYIKKKMRGEKLRKVEIETIVKDIVDRKLRNTEISAFVTALEINGLDMDEIAALTIAMAETGDMLDIDRKPIMDVHSIGGVPGNKTNVIVVPIVAAAGLTIPKTSSRAITSAAGTADVVEVLTNVTLSLDEIKRIVEKIGACLVWGGALNLAPADDLTIHVERRLSLDPRGLMLASIMSKKYAIGSQYILIDIPTGKGVKVETMEEARSLAKDFIELGKRLGQYVEVAITYGGQPIGHTIGPALEAKEALETLITGKGPGSLVEKAVGLAGILLEMGGVAPKGMGRKVAREILESGKAYQKMREIIEEQGGNPDIKPEDIPIGDKTYTIHAQSSGYVTAIDNKAITAIAREAGAPEDKGAGIMLHVKVGEKVKEGDPLFTIHAESEGKLDKAIVLARRLEPIKIEGMVLQVVGNL; the protein is encoded by the coding sequence ATGAGAGCAAAAGTTAGGATTCTCAAGGTAAAAACTGGAGGATTTACTATTTTCATAAACCCTAGAGATGCGCAGGAATGGAAGATCCACCCAAATGACTTGATCAAAATTGAAAGTGGAAAGAGGTCAGTATATGGAAGCGCAGCAATAAGTGATTTCATAGGGGAAGGGGAAGTGGGACTGTCAGAGGATATCCTAGATGCATATCAATTCTCAGAGAGCGAAACAGTGACTTTATCGCCAGCAGGAACCCCTGATAGTGTCCGATATATAAAGAAAAAAATGAGAGGAGAGAAATTAAGAAAAGTAGAGATAGAGACAATAGTAAAGGACATTGTAGATAGAAAACTCAGAAATACCGAAATAAGTGCCTTTGTAACGGCCCTTGAAATAAACGGACTGGATATGGACGAGATAGCAGCGCTAACAATAGCAATGGCCGAGACGGGTGATATGCTCGACATAGACAGAAAACCAATAATGGACGTCCACAGCATAGGTGGTGTTCCTGGGAACAAGACAAATGTAATCGTTGTTCCAATAGTTGCAGCTGCTGGGTTAACAATCCCAAAAACAAGTTCAAGAGCGATAACAAGTGCCGCAGGAACAGCTGACGTTGTTGAAGTACTAACGAATGTTACCCTGAGTCTGGATGAGATCAAGAGGATAGTAGAGAAAATAGGAGCGTGTCTTGTGTGGGGCGGTGCCCTTAATCTAGCACCAGCAGACGACTTGACGATTCACGTTGAGAGAAGATTGAGTTTAGACCCTAGAGGACTAATGCTCGCTAGTATAATGTCAAAAAAGTACGCCATTGGAAGTCAGTATATCTTAATTGATATTCCAACTGGAAAAGGGGTAAAAGTTGAAACAATGGAAGAAGCCAGATCCTTAGCAAAGGATTTTATAGAGCTTGGCAAAAGATTAGGACAGTACGTTGAAGTTGCAATAACGTATGGTGGACAACCAATTGGCCATACAATAGGTCCAGCACTTGAGGCTAAGGAGGCATTAGAAACATTAATAACGGGAAAAGGTCCAGGAAGCTTAGTTGAGAAGGCAGTAGGATTGGCTGGAATACTATTAGAGATGGGAGGGGTCGCACCAAAGGGGATGGGTAGAAAAGTTGCTAGGGAAATTTTAGAGAGTGGAAAGGCGTATCAAAAGATGAGAGAAATAATCGAAGAACAAGGTGGGAATCCAGATATAAAGCCCGAAGATATTCCTATAGGGGACAAAACTTACACTATCCATGCTCAATCAAGTGGATACGTAACTGCAATAGACAATAAGGCAATTACCGCAATAGCCAGGGAAGCCGGTGCTCCAGAGGATAAAGGGGCGGGAATAATGTTGCATGTCAAAGTAGGAGAAAAAGTAAAAGAGGGAGATCCTCTATTTACAATACACGCTGAGAGTGAAGGAAAATTAGATAAAGCTATAGTCCTTGCCAGGCGCCTTGAGCCTATAAAAATAGAAGGAATGGTGCTTCAAGTTGTTGGCAATCTTTAG
- a CDS encoding MoaD/ThiS family protein — MLIKLMGLFSHLAGAREIEIKVEGKRRVGDILREVIPRFDEIRDKIIIVNGKVASEDVEVGDNDIVKLMPVLSGG; from the coding sequence ATGCTAATAAAGCTCATGGGGCTATTTTCTCACTTGGCAGGAGCAAGAGAAATTGAGATTAAAGTTGAAGGAAAGAGAAGAGTTGGGGATATTCTTAGAGAAGTTATCCCAAGGTTTGATGAAATAAGAGATAAAATTATCATAGTTAATGGAAAAGTTGCTAGTGAGGATGTTGAAGTTGGAGATAATGATATCGTTAAACTCATGCCAGTTTTGAGTGGGGGGTAG
- a CDS encoding glycosyltransferase family 2 protein, which produces MFKGFGISVIIPAYNEERRIGEVLKNIPNFVDEIIVIDDGSTDKTSEIAKAFGAKVIRLDKNLGKGAALREGIKIAKGDVIVFMDADGQHDPKEISKLLEPIVEGRADFVIGKRIVTKGERPLIRKLSNLITSTLISLKLGENIEDTQSGFRAIRKDFVPKIESNRYEVETEVLIKAKKLGARITEVPISTRYDLETGHFRFVDIIRFLKVLIRS; this is translated from the coding sequence ATGTTTAAGGGATTTGGGATATCAGTTATAATCCCTGCATACAACGAAGAAAGGAGAATAGGGGAGGTATTGAAAAATATACCAAATTTTGTGGATGAAATTATAGTTATAGATGATGGCTCAACTGATAAAACCTCCGAAATTGCAAAAGCATTTGGAGCCAAAGTTATCAGACTAGATAAGAATTTAGGAAAGGGGGCAGCCTTAAGAGAAGGTATAAAGATAGCTAAAGGAGACGTGATAGTATTTATGGATGCCGATGGCCAACATGATCCTAAAGAAATCTCAAAATTACTAGAACCCATAGTGGAAGGAAGGGCAGATTTTGTAATAGGGAAGAGAATAGTTACGAAAGGAGAAAGACCCCTTATAAGAAAGTTAAGCAACTTGATAACATCAACCCTGATATCATTAAAACTTGGGGAGAATATAGAGGACACTCAAAGCGGTTTTAGAGCTATTAGAAAAGATTTCGTTCCGAAAATAGAGAGCAATAGGTACGAAGTAGAGACAGAAGTTTTAATAAAGGCTAAGAAACTTGGAGCAAGAATAACAGAAGTACCGATATCAACAAGATATGACCTCGAAACTGGCCACTTCAGGTTTGTTGATATAATAAGATTCCTCAAGGTTCTCATAAGATCCTAA